One window of Triticum dicoccoides isolate Atlit2015 ecotype Zavitan chromosome 5A, WEW_v2.0, whole genome shotgun sequence genomic DNA carries:
- the LOC119300483 gene encoding acyl-CoA-binding domain-containing protein 6-like: protein MPSIQEPLHFKPEEPKVVVAENEKMVDVQDKEVTMEGLCSVAAYDQWTPLSVPGQRPKPRYKHGAAVVQEKMYVFGGNHNGRYLGDIQVLDFKSLSWSKLEAKIQSESAEPVLVAPCAGHSLIPSGNKILSVAGHTREHTESLSVKEFDPQTSTWSILRTYGKSPSSRGGQSVTRVGDTLVVFGGEGGGRSLLNELHVLDLETMTWDEFESTGTPPSPRSEHAAACYADRYLLIFGGGSHSTCFSDLYLLDMQTMEWSRPKQHGIIPEPRAGHAGVTVGDNWVITGGGNSKKGVPETLVLNMSTLVWSVVTSFEGRAPPTSEGSSLVLHTINGEDFLLSFGGYSGRYSNEVYALKTSLRPSVSSSRIDEVETNGMTPLSAEVNSSRGPIFEIEELRDDKNNKGVDISKTLVQAVKHEKSQVEEKLEQEKLQSFHLKKELADVENKNAELTKELQSVRDQLSDEAARASKLEDGVSEIQQRLQKMETLEKEFELLRSERGGGSDKSGSGSNKRPGSVGFRRWYGDDER from the exons ATGCCG AGCATACAAGAACCACTGCATTTCAAACCTGAAGAGCCTAAAGTAGTCGTGGCGGAGAACGAGAAGATGGTTGATGTTCAGGACAAGGAGGTCACCATGGAAGGCCTCTGCTCTGTGGCCGCTTACGATCAGTGGACGCCTCTCTCAGTCCCAGGACAGCGTCCCAAACCTCGATACAAG CATGGAGCTGCCGTAGTTCAGGAAAAGATGTATGTCTTTGGTGGAAACCACAATGGCCGTTACCTTGGTGACATTCAG GTTCTGGATTTCAAAAGTTTGTCATGGTCAAAGCTAGAAGCTAAAATTCAATCAGAATCGGCTGAACCAGTTTTAGTTGCTCCATGTGCTGGTCATTCACTG ATTCCATCCGGAAACAAGATTCTGTCAGTTGCAGGACACACCAGGGAACATACAGAGAGTCTCAGTG TAAAGGAGTTTGATCCGCAAACCAGCACTTGGTCAATTTTGCGTACTTATGGGAAGTCGCCG AGCTCACGTGGTGGTCAATCAGTGACTCGTGTTGGGGACACTTTAGTTGTGTTTGGAGGTGAAGGTGGTGGGAGGTCTCTTCTGAACGAGCTGCACGTTCTTGATCTCGAAACCATGACTTGGGATGAATTTGAGAGCAC AGGCACTCCTCCTTCTCCAAGGTCAGAGCATGCTGCTGCATGCTATGCAGACCGGTATCTCTTGATATTTGGTGGGGGATCTCATTCTACATGTTTCAGTGATCTATATCTCCTTGACATGCAAACA ATGGAATGGTCAAGACCAAAGCAGCACGGTATAATTCCAGAACCAAGAGCAGGGCATGCAGGCGTAACGGTTGGGGATAACTGGGTTATCACTGGTGGTGGTAATAGTAAGAAAG GTGTTCCAGAAACGCTTGTGCTTAACATGTCTACTTTGGTATGGTCGGTTGTTACTAGTTTTGAAGGCCGTGCTCCCCCTACAAGTGAG GGATCGAGTTTAGTACTTCACACAATTAATGGAGAAGACTTTCTGTTGTCATTTGGAGGATACAGTGGACGTTACAGCAACGAG GTTTATGCTCTGAAGACAAGTCTCAGACCAAGTGTGTCGTCTTCACGAATAGATGAAGTCGAGACAAATGGCATGACCCCATTATCTGCAGAAGTAAATTCTAGCAGGGGACCAATATTCGAAATTGAAGAACTTCGAGATGACAAG AATAACAAGGGAGTAGATATCAGCAAAACCTTGGTGCAAGCAGTAAAGCATGAGAAGAGCCAGGTAGAAGAAAAACTTGAACAGGAAAAGCTGCAGAGCTTCCACCTGAAGAAGGAACTAGCTGATGTAGAGAACAAAAATGCGGAGCTTACTAAG GAACTCCAGTCAGTCCGCGATCAACTCTCCGACGAAGCAGCGAGGGCTTCCAAACTCGAG GATGGAGTTTCAGAGATTCAACAACGGCTGCAGAAGATGGAAACCCTTGAAAAGGAGTTCGAATTGCTTCGGAGTGAAAGGGGTGGCGGGTCTGACAAATCAGGTTCAGGCAGCAACAAGAGGCCCGGCAGCGTGGGCTTCCGGAGGTGGTATGGAGATGACGAGCGCTGA
- the LOC119300484 gene encoding tryptophan--tRNA ligase, cytoplasmic-like: MASVAPEVEKKEEEEQVVNPWEVSAGKGGIDYDKLVDQFGCQRLDAPLIDRIARLTGRPPHRFLRRGLFFAHRDLNEILDIYEKGDKFYLYTGRGPSSEALHLGHLVPFMFTKYLQDAFKVPLVIQLTDDEKFLWKNLTVEESKRLARENAKDIIACGFDVERTFIFSDFNFVGGAFYENMVKVARCVTYNKVVGIFGFTPEDHIGKISFPPVQAVPSFPSSFPKHFSGNDQLRCLIPCAIDQDPYFRMTRDVAPRIGYQKPALIESRFFPALQGENTKMSASDPNSAIYVTDSTKYIKTKVNKYAFSGGQDSVELHRKLGANLEVDVSIKYLNFFLEDDDELERIKKAYKEGRMLTGEVKQLLVTVLSEMVERHKRARARVTEEMVDAFMAVRPLPNMFG, encoded by the exons ATGGCCTCGGTGGCGCCGGAGGttgagaagaaggaggaggaggagcaggtggTGAACCCGTGGGAGGTGTCGGCGGGGAAGGGCGGCATCGACTACGACAAGCTGGTCGACCAGTTCGGCTGCCAGCGCCTGGACGCCCCGCTCATCGACCGCATCGCGCGACTCACCGGCCGCCCCCCGCAccgcttcctccgccgcggcctcttCTTCGCCCACCG GGATTTGAACGAGATACTGGACATCTACGAGAAGGGGGACAAGTTCTACCTCTACACGGGGAGAGGGCCCTCCTCAGAGGCGTTGCATCTCGGACACCTCGTCCCCTTCATGTTCACCAA ATATTTGCAGGATGCTTTCAAGGTTCCTCTGGTGATACAGCTAACTGATGATGAGAAGTTCCTGTGGAAAAATTTGACGGTAGAGGAAAGTAAAAGGCTTGCGCGTGAAAATGCAAAAGACATTATAGCATGCGGATTTGATGTTGAAAGGACTtttatattctctgattttaattTTGTTGGCGG TGCCTTTTACGAAAACATGGTTAAAGTGGCCAGATGTGTGACATATAATAAA GTTGTCGGAATATTTGGATTCACTCCAGAGGATCACATTGGAAAGATTAGCTTTCCTCCTGTGCAAGCAGTTCCATCATTCCCTTCTTCATTTCCCAAACACTTTTCTGGCAATGACCAACTACGGTGCCTGATACCTTGTGCAATAGACCAG GATCCTTATTTCAGGATGACCCGTGATGTTGCTCCAAGAATTGGTTACCAGAAGCCAGCACTGATTGAGTCAAGATTTTTCCCTGCCCTTCAG GGGGAGAACACGAAAATGTCAGCTAGTGATCCAAATTCTGCTATATATGTGACCGATAGTACTAAATATATAAAGACAAAG GTGAATAAATATGCATTCTCAGGTGGCCAGGACTCTGTAGAACTTCATAGAAAACTTGGAGCTAACCTTGAG GTTGATGTCTCAATTAAGTACCTGAACTTCTTCCTTGAAGACGATGATGAGCTCGAGCGCATAAAGAAG GCGTACAAGGAAGGAAGGATGCTGACGGGTGAAGTGAAGCAGCTTCTGGTTACGGTTCTTTCTGAGATGGTTGAAAGGCACAAAAGAGCTAGAGCTCGAGTTACCGAGGAG ATGGTCGACGCCTTCATGGCTGTGAGGCCTCTTCCCAACATGTTTGGCTGA
- the LOC119300486 gene encoding riboflavin synthase-like, with protein sequence MAPLPTAAAAVRCHPHILRRGLLPASSPLLPFASRVASSTPLRAQPLRFSLSPVPKSISSSSASHIPVRYLFTGIVEEVGRVRRIGPPPTPTGGGGGSGGDAPGVDLEVETKNLLAGTQLGDSIAVDGTCLTVAAIDTAASTLTFGVAPETLRCTSLGERVAGDDVNLERALTPASRMGGHFVQGHVDGTGEIAAFRPEGDSIWVTVRAPPEILSLLVPKGFVAVDGTSLTVVNVNEEEGWFDFMLVRYTQDNVVLPRKKVGDKVNLEADILGKYVVKLLAGRLEATSKANS encoded by the coding sequence ATGGCGCCGCtgcccaccgccgccgcggccgtcCGTTGCCACCCGCACATCCTCCGCAGGGGCCTCCTGCCCGCTTCGTCCCCGCTGCTCCCCTTCGCCTCCCGGGTGGCCTCCTCCACGCCGCTCCGCGCCCAGCCCCTGCGCTTCTCGCTCTCCCCCGTCCCCAAGAGcatctcctcctcctcggcctcccacATCCCCGTCCGCTATCTCTTCACcgggatcgtcgaggaggtcggcCGCGTGCGCCGCATCGGCCCGCCGCCCACGCCTACTGGGGGCGGGGGTGGGAGCGGGGGAGACGCTCCCGGTGTCGACCTCGAGGTCGAGACCAAGAACCTCCTCGCCGGGACGCAGCTAGGCGACAGCATCGCCGTCGACGGGACGTGCCTCACCGTGGCGGCCATCGACACCGCTGCCTCCACGCTCACCTTCGGCGTCGCGCCGGAGACCCTCCGGTGCACGTCACTCGGCGAGCGCGTCGCGGGCGACGACGTCAACCTCGAGCGCGCGCTCACGCCGGCGTCTCGCATGGGCGGGCACTTCGTCCAGGGCCACGTCGACGGCACCGGCGAGATCGCCGCGTTCCGGCCCGAGGGCGATTCTATCTGGGTCACCGTGCGCGCACCGCCAGAGATCCTCAGCTTGCTCGTGCCCAAGGGGTTCGTCGCCGTGGACGGGACCAGCCTCACCGTCGTCAATGTGAACGAGGAGGAGGGGTGGTTCGACTTCATGCTTGTGCGCTACACGCAGGACAATGTTGTGCTGCCCAGGAAGAAGGTTGGGGATAAGGTGAACCTTGAGGCTGACATACTGGGGAAGTATGTAGTGAAGCTACTTGCCGGGAGATTGGAGGCAACATCGAAAGCAAATTCTTGA